One genomic window of Solanum dulcamara chromosome 12, daSolDulc1.2, whole genome shotgun sequence includes the following:
- the LOC129875711 gene encoding uncharacterized protein LOC129875711 has translation MPSALLWAALVLFLRKKDGSLCICVDYWQLNKIDLFSGYHQVRVWETDIPKTTFRTRYGHFEFVVMYFGLTNAPTVIMDLMNNIFRPFLDLFVIVFIDDILVYSKSELDHRDHLRAVLQLREAKVEGFVNLKWEWFNAKEYSLKFAQLSQYALEMVPNKRSRMTKLVSILGKHVKKEFKASLLISDMNISRLMMYAQLVEEDEKRDKEEHLNKRAKLVGHELSQQASGNGNKGVVMVIDLSSKKGHPGMHHHQ, from the exons atgCCGAGTGCTTTGTTGTGGGCTGCATTAGTGTTGTTTTTacggaagaaagatgggtcattgTGCATATGTGTAGACTACTGGCAGCTTAATAAG ATTGATTTGTTTTCAGGGTACCATCAAGTGCGGGTTTGGGAGactgatattccaaagacaaccTTTAGGACCAGATATGGACATTTTGAGTTTGTTGTGATGTattttggattgacaaatgctccaacAGTAATTATGGACCTGATGAACAACATATTTAGGCCATTCTTAGACTTATTTGtcattgtgtttattgatgatattctcgTATATTCAAAATCAGAGTTGGATCATAGAGACCATCTTCGAGCAGTGCTTCAG CTAAGGGAGGCGAAGGTGGAAGGGTTTGTGAATTTGAAGTGGGAATGGTTCAACGCGAAGGAGTATAGCCTTAAATTCGCCCAACTATCTCAATATGCTTTGGAGATGGTTCCGAATAAAAGATCTAGGATGACAAAATTAGTCTCTATATTGGgaaaacatgtgaagaaggaattcAAGGCCTCACTTTTGATTTCTGACATGAACATTTCTAGGCTCATGATGTATGCTCAACTggttgaagaagatgaaaagaGGGATAAGGAAGAGCACCTGAATAAGAGGGCAAAATTAGTAGGTCATGAGCTCAGTCAGCAAGCGAGTGGTAATGGTAATAAAGGAGTGGTAATGGTAATAGATCTTTCTTCCAAAAAGGGACATCCAGGCATGCACCATCATCAGTAA